From Leptospira congkakensis, one genomic window encodes:
- a CDS encoding histone deacetylase family protein, which yields MGSLKTGITFHEEFLKHNTGAGHPENHGRLESILDHLSDLPSKNFLWKKDFKEAPLSVISSIHDPNYVRSVGITCEEKGNGYLDGDTVFSPRSFYAASLAVGAGLYLADEVLSGNLANGMALVRPPGHHAESDRAMGFCIFNNIAITAKYLQSKGIKRILILDWDVHHGNGTQHQFYDDDSVYFVSLHQYPFYPGTGALSERGRGKGLGSTLNIPLARGADEPEYLSHFSSIHREMEKFQPEFVLISAGFDAHKKDPLGGMNLSTSSYEIFTKEVKQIADTYAGGKIVSFLEGGYDFQALAESVKVHLETLTT from the coding sequence GTGGGATCATTAAAAACAGGGATTACCTTTCATGAAGAATTTCTAAAACACAATACAGGTGCGGGCCATCCGGAAAATCATGGAAGATTAGAGTCAATACTGGATCATTTGTCTGATTTACCTTCCAAAAACTTTCTTTGGAAAAAAGATTTTAAGGAAGCCCCTCTTTCAGTGATTTCCTCTATTCATGATCCGAATTACGTTCGTTCGGTGGGAATAACTTGTGAGGAAAAAGGAAATGGATATTTGGATGGAGACACGGTTTTTTCTCCCCGTTCCTTTTATGCAGCGAGTCTTGCCGTTGGTGCTGGGTTATACCTTGCCGATGAAGTTCTTTCTGGTAATTTGGCAAATGGAATGGCGCTCGTTCGACCTCCAGGTCATCACGCCGAGTCGGATCGCGCGATGGGATTTTGTATTTTTAATAACATTGCCATCACTGCAAAATACCTTCAGTCCAAAGGAATCAAACGGATTTTGATTCTAGATTGGGACGTACACCATGGGAATGGCACGCAACACCAGTTTTACGATGATGATTCTGTTTATTTTGTATCACTCCACCAGTATCCTTTTTATCCAGGAACAGGGGCTTTGTCGGAACGGGGAAGAGGGAAAGGACTTGGATCCACTCTTAATATTCCATTGGCCAGAGGTGCAGATGAGCCGGAATATTTGTCTCATTTTTCTTCTATCCATCGAGAAATGGAAAAGTTTCAACCTGAGTTTGTTTTGATTTCTGCTGGTTTCGATGCCCACAAGAAAGATCCGTTAGGTGGTATGAATTTATCCACTTCCTCTTATGAAATTTTTACAAAGGAAGTGAAACAAATCGCTGATACATACGCTGGCGGTAAAATTGTTTCCTTTTTGGAAGGTGGATATGATTTTCAAGCTCTAGCAGAATCAGTCAAAGTACATTTGGAAACCTTGACGACTTAG